From the genome of Methylomarinum sp. Ch1-1, one region includes:
- a CDS encoding CopG family ribbon-helix-helix protein, whose amino-acid sequence MATSVKLDADLKRRIQHLAELRHRSSHWIMREAIRDYVEREEARERFKQEALAAWQAYQETGQHLTGQEVRDWLSTWGTAHEQAVPECHE is encoded by the coding sequence ATGGCAACATCGGTTAAACTCGATGCGGACTTGAAACGTCGAATTCAGCACTTGGCTGAGCTGCGGCACCGGTCATCGCATTGGATTATGCGCGAAGCCATTCGCGACTATGTGGAACGCGAAGAAGCCCGAGAACGCTTCAAACAGGAGGCCTTGGCGGCCTGGCAGGCCTATCAAGAAACGGGCCAACATTTAACGGGCCAGGAAGTACGCGATTGGCTGAGCACCTGGGGGACAGCGCATGAGCAAGCGGTCCCCGAGTGCCACGAATAA
- a CDS encoding ISNCY family transposase, translating into MAYPFIETETFTQATLINKVRQLFETLPDGRSGNGVYRKYSMADAALSAFSVFFMQSPSFLEYQRTMQKERGKNNAQSLFGVHQIPSDNQIRNLLDAVPPEALWPLYRWLLQALEGQGKLKEFHVLDNSLLVALDGVEYFSSQKVHCECCSTKTLKNGVTQYTHSAVTPVIVSPHQAEVIPLAPEFIAPQDGNDKQDYELAAARRWLARENGYLPKNVTFLGDDLYCKQPFCEVLKQQGRHFILVCKPESHQTLYEWVEDFQRLGQVEVVEKQRWTGKQRLIERYRIAHQVPLRDSDDALLVNWCEIEITDEQGRVVYRNAFATDYALDAQNVVEIVRAGRTRWKIENENNNTLKTKGYHFAHNFGHGKKHLAALLASLIILAFLVHTVLQWFDQCYRLLREELPSRKTFFNDLRALTRYVCFDSWQHLMELMLEGLDIPIPQNPDLC; encoded by the coding sequence ATGGCCTACCCTTTTATCGAGACAGAGACATTCACACAAGCGACCCTGATCAACAAAGTCAGGCAGCTCTTTGAAACATTGCCCGACGGCCGTAGCGGGAATGGCGTTTACCGGAAATACAGCATGGCGGATGCGGCGCTAAGCGCCTTTTCGGTATTTTTCATGCAATCGCCGTCCTTTCTGGAATATCAGAGGACGATGCAGAAAGAGCGGGGCAAAAATAACGCACAGAGTTTGTTTGGCGTGCATCAAATTCCCAGCGACAACCAGATTCGGAATCTGCTGGATGCGGTACCGCCCGAGGCCTTGTGGCCGTTGTACCGCTGGCTGTTGCAGGCACTGGAAGGGCAAGGCAAGCTCAAAGAATTCCACGTGCTGGACAATAGTCTACTGGTGGCTTTGGATGGTGTGGAATACTTTAGTTCGCAAAAGGTTCATTGTGAATGCTGCTCGACGAAAACGCTGAAAAACGGTGTGACCCAATATACTCACAGTGCGGTGACGCCAGTGATTGTTTCGCCGCATCAAGCGGAGGTCATTCCGTTGGCGCCTGAATTTATTGCACCGCAAGACGGAAACGATAAGCAAGATTATGAACTGGCTGCTGCGCGGCGTTGGTTGGCGCGCGAAAACGGCTATTTGCCAAAAAACGTGACGTTTTTAGGCGACGATTTATATTGCAAGCAGCCTTTTTGCGAAGTCCTCAAGCAACAGGGGCGGCATTTCATTCTGGTCTGCAAACCGGAATCCCATCAAACCCTCTACGAGTGGGTCGAGGATTTTCAACGGCTCGGGCAGGTCGAAGTGGTCGAAAAACAGCGCTGGACAGGCAAGCAACGACTGATCGAACGCTACCGCATCGCCCATCAAGTGCCGTTACGCGACAGCGATGATGCGCTACTGGTAAATTGGTGCGAAATCGAGATCACCGATGAGCAAGGCCGTGTCGTTTATCGCAATGCGTTCGCCACGGATTATGCCTTAGATGCGCAGAATGTGGTTGAAATCGTCCGCGCCGGCCGCACCCGTTGGAAAATAGAAAACGAAAACAACAACACCTTGAAAACCAAGGGCTATCACTTCGCGCACAACTTCGGTCACGGTAAAAAGCACCTCGCCGCTTTGTTGGCCAGTTTAATCATCCTGGCTTTTCTGGTTCATACGGTGTTGCAATGGTTCGACCAATGCTATCGTTTGCTGCGCGAAGAGCTGCCCAGTCGGAAAACGTTTTTTAACGATTTAAGGGCGCTCACGCGCTATGTTTGTTTCGATAGCTGGCAGCATTTGATGGAATTGATGTTGGAAGGGCTGGATATTCCCATTCCTCAGAACCCGGATTTATGCTGA
- a CDS encoding site-specific integrase, whose protein sequence is MKTPNNTKFNHYYALHCKHLKLKGLQPKTIDAYSRAIRRIGDYFDGNLEDLSQDQLLDYFCELLERLSWSAVKLDLYGLKFFYMHVLNKPWTDIALIKPPRTVRIPDIVTIAEAQQLFLSTRKFELPGILFHPLQYGFAMG, encoded by the coding sequence ATGAAAACACCCAACAATACGAAATTCAACCATTATTATGCTCTGCATTGCAAACATCTAAAACTTAAAGGTCTGCAGCCAAAAACTATCGATGCCTATTCACGCGCTATCCGTCGGATCGGTGATTATTTCGATGGCAATCTGGAGGATCTTTCCCAGGATCAGTTGCTGGATTATTTTTGTGAATTGTTGGAGCGTCTGTCTTGGAGTGCCGTCAAGCTGGATCTGTATGGTTTGAAGTTTTTCTATATGCATGTGTTGAACAAGCCCTGGACGGATATTGCACTGATCAAGCCGCCCAGGACAGTTCGTATTCCCGATATTGTCACGATCGCTGAGGCACAACAGCTGTTTCTATCAACCCGTAAGTTTGAGCTACCGGGTATTCTTTTTCACCCTTTACAGTATGGTTTTGCGATGGGGTGA
- a CDS encoding tyrosine-type recombinase/integrase: MRHSYATHLLEAGVDLVELQQILGHVSLLTTSRYPHLTDVTGKNSEQQINQLINGFDLTWGNVK, encoded by the coding sequence CTGCGCCACAGTTATGCCACACATCTGCTGGAGGCTGGCGTCGATTTGGTGGAGCTGCAACAGATCCTGGGCCATGTCAGCCTGTTGACCACTTCGCGTTACCCCCATTTAACCGATGTCACTGGAAAGAATTCGGAGCAGCAAATCAATCAGTTGATTAATGGTTTCGACCTGACCTGGGGGAACGTCAAATGA
- a CDS encoding UvrD-helicase domain-containing protein encodes MTSRIGSPDTQADLDVRACLDQTPPRSFVMVAGAGSGKTTSLIKAIAHLAETRGPALRSAGQQIACITYTEVAVGEISADVGVSPLFHISTIHSFLWSVIRPFHSDIATWVATRIDEKIAERRAHYDKPRTQVKTKARLEQEIADLEVELSAIGEVEKFVYGTGSSYAEGILGHDDILKLTPACVAAHPLLRQLVAKRFPYIFVDESQDTNPEVVEALRHIVGEHPGLCVGFFGDPMQKIYMSGAGAVPLNDGWAEITKPENFRCPTSVLGVINEIRATGDGLEQVRGRTMTIDGIEQPVAGTSNMFILPADADRSERLSAVRQWLAVETGDELWLSDVREGDVRLLVLVHRMAANRLGFPSLYAALNDRAPLSLSEGLSDGTAWPLRPIVQHILPLVVAARAGDRFTVISTLRSECPKLEPARLRGQATAPVLTALQQALDRLVALLAAGSQATIRDVLTHVRDNELLRLDDRFAMHLVAEPVDDGSSGFENVQAYLACGVDELWAYRRYFTEESPFATHHGVKGAQFERVLVVIDDEEAGFRQYSYGKYLGYVPLSDKDEANIAAGEESVLDRTRRLFYVCCSRAMKDLAVVVFVPDVATARTAIVAQNLFPEAVIRGAEHLG; translated from the coding sequence ATGACGAGCCGGATCGGCAGTCCTGACACGCAAGCCGATCTAGATGTTCGCGCGTGTCTCGATCAGACGCCACCACGCTCGTTTGTCATGGTCGCCGGTGCGGGATCGGGGAAGACGACCTCGCTGATCAAGGCTATCGCGCACTTAGCCGAGACCCGCGGTCCCGCCCTGCGCAGCGCTGGACAGCAAATCGCCTGCATCACATATACCGAAGTCGCCGTCGGTGAGATTTCGGCCGACGTCGGCGTCTCGCCGCTATTCCACATCTCGACCATCCATAGTTTCCTGTGGTCAGTCATCCGGCCGTTCCATTCGGATATCGCAACTTGGGTAGCCACCCGCATCGATGAAAAGATCGCGGAGCGACGAGCACACTACGACAAGCCTCGGACTCAGGTGAAAACGAAGGCCCGCCTCGAACAGGAGATCGCGGATCTCGAGGTTGAGCTGTCTGCGATCGGTGAAGTAGAGAAGTTCGTCTACGGCACCGGCAGCAGCTACGCTGAAGGCATTCTTGGCCACGACGATATCCTCAAGCTCACCCCAGCCTGTGTCGCAGCGCATCCGCTGCTGAGGCAACTCGTCGCTAAGCGCTTTCCCTACATCTTTGTCGATGAGAGCCAAGACACCAATCCGGAGGTCGTCGAGGCGTTACGGCACATTGTGGGCGAACATCCTGGTCTGTGCGTCGGGTTCTTCGGAGACCCGATGCAGAAGATCTACATGAGCGGAGCAGGCGCTGTCCCGCTGAACGACGGCTGGGCGGAGATAACAAAGCCCGAGAACTTCCGGTGCCCGACATCAGTGCTCGGGGTCATCAATGAAATCCGCGCCACTGGCGACGGCTTGGAGCAGGTGCGTGGTCGGACAATGACCATTGATGGCATCGAACAGCCGGTTGCCGGCACTTCCAATATGTTCATCCTGCCGGCGGATGCGGATCGGAGTGAGCGCCTCTCTGCCGTTAGGCAGTGGTTAGCAGTCGAAACCGGTGATGAGTTGTGGCTAAGCGATGTGCGGGAAGGCGATGTCCGCCTGCTTGTGCTGGTGCACCGTATGGCAGCCAACCGGCTCGGGTTCCCTAGTCTGTATGCTGCGCTCAATGACCGAGCACCTTTGAGTCTGAGTGAAGGGCTGAGCGATGGCACTGCCTGGCCGCTTCGTCCAATTGTCCAGCACATACTCCCGCTCGTTGTCGCGGCACGAGCGGGCGATCGGTTCACAGTGATTTCGACCTTGCGCAGTGAATGTCCGAAGCTTGAACCGGCGCGGCTTCGAGGGCAAGCGACGGCCCCCGTTCTTACAGCGCTACAACAAGCGCTCGACAGGCTCGTCGCTTTGTTGGCAGCAGGATCGCAGGCGACCATCCGAGATGTCTTGACGCATGTGCGAGATAACGAGTTGCTGCGTCTCGACGACCGCTTCGCCATGCATCTGGTTGCAGAGCCAGTGGATGACGGCAGCAGCGGCTTCGAGAACGTTCAAGCCTACCTGGCATGCGGTGTCGACGAACTCTGGGCCTATCGGCGCTACTTCACAGAAGAGTCACCGTTCGCGACGCATCATGGAGTGAAGGGTGCCCAATTTGAGCGCGTATTGGTCGTCATCGACGATGAGGAAGCTGGCTTTCGGCAGTATTCTTATGGGAAGTATCTTGGGTACGTCCCTCTCTCGGACAAGGACGAAGCAAACATAGCGGCAGGTGAAGAGTCCGTACTCGATCGAACCCGTCGCCTATTCTATGTGTGCTGCTCACGTGCGATGAAGGACCTGGCAGTCGTAGTCTTTGTGCCCGATGTCGCAACAGCCCGCACCGCGATCGTTGCGCAGAATCTATTCCCCGAGGCCGTAATCCGAGGCGCTGAGCATCTGGGCTAA
- a CDS encoding surface-adhesin E family protein produces MGENHRATAYAYTNPEQKGNSVIAWVLYSYKETQESPRSGRKYLSEKAQYEIDCTAKKSRTLFYTWHSERMGYGTVVYTGRKPTPWEPTNSPNSYANAFEKFYCDEPIDKTIPSQKEVDKKIIEGFEKAAKEVNRNAPTMIDQDTRLDKVTVGPGAKATYHYTFPKYSSQEIGQDWLQTNLRPLVMRPSIEFGGIYIFSYSGNDKVEITNFKISFSVAAAGYLRRSTGQTCPHNRIPLRCIHYVRKFACQLEHYAFERN; encoded by the coding sequence GTGGGAGAAAATCACAGAGCAACAGCTTATGCTTATACTAACCCAGAGCAGAAAGGCAATTCAGTTATTGCTTGGGTATTATACAGTTACAAAGAAACTCAAGAGTCTCCTCGTAGTGGACGAAAGTATCTGTCAGAAAAAGCACAATATGAAATAGACTGTACAGCTAAAAAATCTCGCACACTTTTCTACACTTGGCATTCGGAACGTATGGGATATGGAACTGTAGTCTATACTGGAAGAAAACCAACACCATGGGAGCCAACAAATTCTCCCAATAGCTATGCAAACGCTTTTGAAAAATTCTATTGTGACGAACCAATAGATAAAACTATACCCTCTCAAAAAGAGGTTGATAAAAAAATAATCGAAGGGTTCGAAAAAGCTGCAAAGGAAGTCAATCGCAATGCACCAACAATGATTGATCAAGATACTCGCTTAGATAAGGTAACTGTAGGCCCTGGGGCTAAAGCAACTTATCATTATACTTTTCCTAAATATTCTTCCCAGGAAATTGGGCAGGATTGGTTACAAACAAATCTACGCCCCCTTGTAATGAGACCTTCTATAGAATTTGGAGGGATATATATATTTTCGTACTCAGGGAATGACAAGGTTGAAATTACCAACTTTAAAATCTCTTTTTCAGTGGCGGCGGCAGGTTATTTAAGGCGTTCGACAGGACAAACTTGCCCGCATAATCGGATTCCGCTACGCTGCATCCATTATGTACGCAAATTTGCCTGTCAACTCGAGCATTATGCCTTTGAAAGAAACTAG
- a CDS encoding ISL3 family transposase — translation MNQPQIQIPLDLPNVRVEKYEQTDKGLVITVVSTRDTAVCRQCGRTIDKFHGYDKAITLRHLPIFDRPVWIRIRPKRFQCPYCDKGPTTTQRCEWYEPNSPHTKAYENWILRELVNSTLSDVSLKRYLSIGCIEGILDRHIQRQVDWSTVPDLELIGIDEIALKKGHKDFVVIVSGLTAQREKYLLAVLPDRKKETVKAFLKTLPPRQCQSIRRVCIDMNEGYCNAAQETLPNAQVVVDRFHVAKHYHDCADKARKAEMKQLKQTLPESEYAQLKGAMWAFRKPWNRLTEEQQIVLLALFRQAPILKEVYVQREVLTGLFEQNLTKAQAEQALTQWLDRITELGLDCFTPFVTTLNNWRDHITNYFIRRETSGFVEGLNNKIKVIKRRCYGIYNLGRLFQHIWLDVQGRRLLFAEH, via the coding sequence ATGAACCAACCGCAGATACAAATACCGTTAGACTTGCCCAATGTCCGAGTCGAAAAATACGAACAAACCGATAAGGGTTTGGTGATCACTGTTGTCAGTACCCGTGATACGGCGGTGTGTCGTCAATGCGGTCGAACGATCGACAAATTTCACGGTTACGACAAAGCGATTACGCTACGGCATCTGCCGATTTTTGACCGACCGGTCTGGATTCGCATCCGGCCGAAGCGTTTTCAATGTCCCTACTGTGACAAAGGGCCAACGACGACGCAACGTTGCGAGTGGTATGAGCCCAATAGTCCGCATACCAAAGCCTATGAGAATTGGATTTTACGCGAGTTGGTCAATAGCACACTCAGTGACGTCAGCCTGAAACGGTATCTCAGCATCGGTTGTATTGAAGGCATCCTCGATCGGCATATTCAGCGCCAAGTGGACTGGTCGACAGTGCCCGATTTAGAGTTGATTGGAATTGATGAAATTGCCTTGAAGAAAGGCCATAAGGATTTTGTCGTCATCGTCTCCGGACTGACGGCGCAACGTGAAAAGTATCTCTTGGCGGTGTTACCGGATCGCAAAAAAGAAACCGTCAAGGCCTTTTTAAAGACGCTGCCGCCTCGGCAATGCCAAAGCATCCGTCGTGTCTGCATCGATATGAACGAAGGTTACTGTAATGCCGCTCAAGAAACCCTACCCAACGCTCAGGTTGTGGTAGACCGCTTTCATGTCGCCAAACATTATCATGACTGTGCCGATAAAGCGCGCAAAGCCGAAATGAAGCAACTGAAACAAACCTTACCGGAATCGGAGTATGCTCAACTGAAAGGCGCCATGTGGGCGTTTCGAAAGCCTTGGAATCGCTTGACCGAAGAACAGCAAATCGTTTTATTGGCGTTATTCCGGCAGGCACCGATACTGAAAGAGGTCTATGTTCAACGTGAAGTCCTAACCGGTCTCTTTGAACAGAACCTGACCAAAGCGCAGGCCGAACAGGCGTTAACGCAGTGGCTGGACAGAATTACGGAATTGGGATTGGATTGTTTCACGCCTTTTGTCACCACATTAAACAACTGGCGTGATCACATCACCAACTATTTTATTCGGCGTGAAACCAGCGGGTTTGTTGAAGGGTTGAATAACAAAATCAAAGTGATCAAGCGCCGCTGCTACGGTATTTATAACCTGGGCCGATTATTCCAGCATATTTGGCTGGATGTGCAGGGACGCCGGCTCTTGTTTGCGGAACACTAG
- a CDS encoding type II toxin-antitoxin system RelE/ParE family toxin, which yields MITEGAAQGLERCRLFLAEKNRLAAARAARAIAQHFELLETEPELGRPWEELPELRELRIPFGDSGYVALYRYEPEDNALYVLAFRHQKEAGY from the coding sequence ATGATTACCGAAGGAGCGGCTCAAGGTTTGGAGCGCTGTCGGCTCTTTTTAGCCGAAAAAAATCGGTTGGCCGCGGCAAGAGCCGCGCGGGCAATTGCCCAGCACTTTGAACTCCTGGAAACAGAACCCGAACTGGGCCGGCCGTGGGAAGAGCTTCCAGAATTGCGCGAATTACGCATTCCATTCGGCGATTCCGGTTATGTGGCACTCTATCGTTACGAACCGGAGGATAATGCCCTTTATGTACTCGCCTTTCGACACCAGAAAGAAGCGGGTTACTAA
- a CDS encoding tyrosine-type recombinase/integrase, which produces MTDLLLKNPERALTAKQFQQLAEVPPELEWFANLASEKTRKAYRNDIRDFTQFIGIQNPTEFRIVTRSHVIAWRKALEANNLSDASIRRKLSALSSLFESLCEHNAVTHNPVKGVKRPAANNNEGKTPALSNDQARQLLEAPPEDTVKGRRDRAILAILLYHGLRRQELCTLRVKDYQRRSGVMMFHVHGKRKKERFVPVEPKTQRLLAEYLEMTGHGTTDLDGALFRPVKNNATGDLTKSLNPRSVYRNVVIFYAKQVGITVDTHGFCVHSLRATAATNALDHKADIAKVQEWLGHANVSTTRLYDKRNSRPEDSPSFKVEY; this is translated from the coding sequence ATGACCGACTTGCTGCTGAAAAATCCCGAACGCGCCCTCACCGCGAAACAATTTCAACAGTTAGCCGAGGTGCCGCCGGAACTCGAATGGTTCGCCAATCTCGCTTCGGAAAAAACCCGCAAAGCTTACCGAAACGACATTCGCGATTTCACCCAATTCATCGGCATTCAAAATCCGACTGAGTTTCGGATCGTCACCCGCTCCCATGTCATCGCCTGGCGCAAGGCGCTGGAAGCGAATAATCTGTCCGACGCGTCGATCCGGCGCAAGCTCTCGGCACTGTCGTCGCTGTTTGAGTCTCTGTGCGAGCACAACGCGGTGACGCATAATCCGGTCAAAGGCGTGAAGCGGCCCGCCGCTAATAATAACGAAGGCAAAACCCCGGCCTTGAGCAACGACCAGGCCCGGCAATTGCTGGAAGCACCGCCTGAGGACACGGTGAAAGGCCGTCGAGATCGAGCCATCTTGGCCATTCTGCTCTATCATGGCCTGCGCCGGCAGGAACTGTGCACTCTGCGGGTCAAGGATTACCAACGAAGATCCGGCGTGATGATGTTCCACGTCCACGGCAAACGCAAAAAGGAACGCTTCGTGCCAGTGGAGCCGAAAACTCAACGCTTGCTCGCCGAGTATCTGGAGATGACCGGCCACGGTACGACGGACCTGGACGGCGCATTATTTCGGCCGGTGAAAAACAACGCGACGGGCGATCTCACTAAATCGCTCAATCCGCGTTCCGTCTATCGTAATGTGGTGATTTTCTATGCCAAGCAAGTCGGTATTACGGTGGATACCCATGGCTTCTGCGTGCACTCGCTGCGCGCGACTGCCGCGACCAATGCGTTGGATCACAAAGCCGACATCGCCAAAGTCCAGGAATGGTTAGGCCATGCCAACGTGTCGACCACCCGGCTTTACGATAAGCGGAATAGCCGGCCGGAAGACAGTCCGAGTTTTAAGGTGGAGTATTAG
- a CDS encoding ATP-dependent nuclease: MHLKKLAVRNFRRLRNVVIDLASDISIFVGSNNSGKTSVGHALQLFTSSGRFNIHDFSAELWTDIVAFGKGEGEACLPTMEIDVWFEIGPDDVHRVIDLLPSLAWEGKLVGMRVAYVPSNPAATHARYVEVRQRVLDAVAKGEDGVSVFDPSPRNLREFLRDRLHDEYELRYFVLDTARFDVNMVAEAGYEPASLTGRDRSGREILNGLLHIDFLNAQRHLSDSPGGSRAEDLSRVLSRFYGHNLEQKGEDIEALRALAASEVSLNEHLERVFEPTLKSLSKLGYPGLSNPRMMIRSALDPAQIMNGRDGAIVHYALGADDGNPDPPTLPDRYNGLGFKNLIFMVVELLDLHAQWLAIEENRPPVHLIFIEEPEAHLHAQLQQAFIRKVMDILTLKGEDRPHYTSQVVVTTHSTHILYERGFRPIRYFRRSRAQNVSTSDVLNLSVFYDSTDPDIRSFLERYLKLAHCDLFFADGAVLVEGNVERLLLPQMIANAAPRLQSTYLTVLEIGGAFGYRFKALIEFLGLTTLIITDLDSVFGPLGQDGEGVAPVGQPEAAEPAAENAQAAGVDAEDIDDDEEDVLVTAEKPGKACIAGHPGAATSNQTLLQWLPKYDTVAALWEATAEQKIQARTNDNDALVRVAYQCRTDVTWGGETLALAGRTLEEAFALENLEWCQDKNRKPLQLRIAKADEKNLTTLAERIHKRVQAKSFSKTDFALALLAEDPSSWSVPTYIAEGLSWLETEIAPPEPDDNTEEEQPHDDAPQSASAAAGDEVPA; the protein is encoded by the coding sequence ATGCATTTGAAGAAGCTTGCTGTCCGGAATTTCAGGCGGCTGCGAAACGTTGTAATTGATCTTGCTTCCGACATTTCTATTTTTGTCGGTTCTAACAACAGCGGCAAGACATCGGTCGGGCACGCACTCCAGCTGTTCACTAGCAGTGGCCGCTTCAACATACACGACTTTAGCGCCGAACTTTGGACCGACATCGTTGCGTTCGGTAAGGGTGAGGGCGAGGCGTGCCTTCCCACGATGGAAATCGACGTCTGGTTCGAAATCGGTCCGGACGATGTTCACCGCGTCATCGATCTTCTTCCCAGCCTTGCTTGGGAAGGCAAGCTGGTGGGGATGCGCGTTGCCTATGTGCCCAGTAATCCTGCAGCGACGCATGCACGCTATGTCGAAGTGCGCCAGCGCGTGCTAGATGCAGTCGCTAAGGGTGAAGATGGAGTATCCGTCTTCGATCCCTCGCCACGTAACCTGCGGGAGTTCCTTCGCGACAGGCTACATGACGAATATGAGCTGCGCTATTTCGTACTCGATACGGCACGGTTCGATGTGAACATGGTCGCAGAAGCTGGCTATGAACCAGCCTCTCTCACCGGTCGCGATCGGAGCGGTCGTGAGATTTTGAACGGCCTTCTCCATATTGACTTCTTGAACGCGCAGCGCCATCTCTCGGACAGTCCAGGTGGCTCTCGCGCCGAGGATCTCTCCAGAGTGCTCAGTCGCTTCTACGGGCACAACCTCGAACAAAAAGGCGAAGATATCGAGGCGTTGCGCGCCCTCGCAGCATCCGAAGTCTCGCTTAATGAGCATCTCGAACGAGTGTTCGAGCCGACGCTCAAGAGTTTGTCGAAGCTCGGTTATCCGGGCCTCTCAAACCCACGCATGATGATTCGCTCGGCCCTCGACCCGGCCCAGATTATGAACGGTCGAGATGGTGCAATCGTCCATTATGCATTGGGAGCCGATGACGGGAATCCCGACCCACCTACCTTGCCCGATCGGTATAACGGCCTCGGCTTCAAAAACCTCATCTTCATGGTCGTCGAGCTGCTCGACCTCCACGCTCAATGGCTGGCGATCGAGGAAAACCGTCCGCCGGTCCACCTGATCTTCATCGAGGAGCCCGAGGCGCACCTCCATGCCCAGCTTCAACAAGCCTTCATCCGCAAGGTGATGGACATCCTAACGCTCAAGGGCGAGGACCGCCCGCACTATACGAGCCAGGTCGTCGTCACGACCCACTCGACTCATATTCTTTACGAACGAGGCTTCCGGCCGATCCGCTATTTTCGTCGAAGCCGTGCGCAGAATGTGTCGACCTCCGATGTGCTCAACCTCTCGGTTTTTTACGACAGCACCGATCCGGACATCCGGAGCTTCCTCGAACGCTATTTGAAACTCGCGCACTGCGATCTGTTCTTCGCCGACGGCGCCGTGCTGGTCGAAGGCAATGTCGAACGGCTGCTATTGCCGCAGATGATCGCCAATGCCGCGCCGCGGCTGCAATCGACCTATCTCACCGTCCTAGAGATAGGCGGGGCGTTCGGCTACCGATTCAAGGCGCTGATCGAGTTTCTCGGACTGACGACGCTCATCATCACGGATCTCGACAGCGTGTTCGGTCCACTGGGGCAGGATGGCGAGGGTGTTGCACCCGTTGGTCAACCGGAAGCTGCGGAACCCGCCGCCGAGAACGCGCAGGCTGCCGGCGTTGATGCTGAGGACATAGACGATGACGAGGAGGATGTGCTTGTGACGGCGGAAAAGCCCGGGAAGGCGTGCATCGCCGGTCATCCGGGTGCGGCGACGTCCAACCAGACTTTGCTCCAATGGCTACCGAAATACGACACGGTCGCCGCTCTGTGGGAGGCGACGGCTGAGCAGAAGATTCAGGCGAGGACGAACGACAATGACGCTTTGGTACGAGTTGCCTATCAGTGCCGGACCGATGTCACTTGGGGCGGAGAGACCCTGGCGCTCGCCGGGCGCACGCTGGAGGAAGCGTTCGCGCTCGAAAATCTTGAATGGTGCCAGGACAAGAATCGTAAGCCGCTTCAGCTCCGCATCGCTAAGGCCGACGAGAAGAACCTGACCACGCTTGCGGAGCGCATCCACAAGCGCGTGCAGGCTAAGAGCTTCAGCAAGACCGACTTCGCGCTCGCCTTGCTTGCCGAAGATCCGAGCAGTTGGTCGGTCCCGACCTATATCGCCGAGGGCCTGAGCTGGCTTGAGACCGAGATCGCGCCGCCGGAGCCGGACGATAATACAGAAGAGGAGCAGCCGCATGATGACGCGCCCCAGAGTGCGTCGGCCGCCGCCGGCGACGAGGTACCAGCATGA